A segment of the Helicobacteraceae bacterium genome:
AGGTTCTATGTCGAGAGGTTGCTTGCGCGCCGGCGCATGAGGCGGTAGGGGCGGTAATGTCGCCGTAATAGTTACCAACCGTGTGACCTCCCATATCAGAACCTGGCAAGCATAGCGACGTATTGCCAATGGCCGCAATATCGCCTTTAAGCTCGATCTGCGAACGTTTTGCCACAGTAAGGTCTCTGACCGGTATGTTGTCTCTCACCTGAAGCGCGTTATTAACGGTATAAGAACCGCGAACGGGACCCGCGCAGGCACCGCTTGAAAGGTTGCCGCTGTAAAAGGTAAAAGTAACGCTATACGTTCCCGCAACTGTTGGCGCGCGCAAGTTTTCCGAACTAAACGAGCGCGTAGCGGTTGTAAATCTACTATTAGCATGGTTGAAATGGACGGGAGCAAGAGAGCCTATTTTAACGCTTGTGCAACCCCAGTTATCGTTGATTCCCGTAGAGCCGGTAAGCGAAGCTCTTACTTGAGCGTAAACTCTGGCGCCTTTACCCGTTACCAAAGGCTTTACAATATCGCCCGTATTTCTCGATCGCAGTCCCGTCCTGCTATCGTTATTGTTTACCGTCGCGGTAATCGCCCACGCTTCGCTACATACGCCAAACGCCAAAACAAGCGCGATCGAGCGCGCGAATAGTTTCGCCGCAAATCCCGCTTTTGCGATCTTTTGCGTTATCCCCAATCGCGGAGGAAATCGGGTATCTATGCTTTGACGATCGGCGCCGAGGATTTTTATCGCGTTCGCCGCTCTCGTTATTCTCCCCGCGCCCGCAACTTCGGCGTTAGCGCGTTTATGATCGTTTGCGCCAAAGATAGCGTGAATTTGTCCCGTCGGTTGCGAAAAACAAACGCGGCTCACAAAACGCGAAAGCGCCGCCTTGATCTCTCGCGCGGGATTTAGCCAATCTGCTTTAACGCCAAAGCGCGAACAAATAGTATCGTTACGCATAATAGACTCCTTCTTTACCGTTGCCTATTGTTTGTCGTTTCGGCGATTTGACGTTCGCTAAAACGAAATGATATTCTCTCGTCCAAATATTCAATTGATTCGCGTTTACCAGATCGCGTCCCCGCGCAATCAAACGCATAACTAATCGCGACGCAAATCCCGCTTTTGCGATCTTTTGCGTTATCCCCGCGCCCTCTTTATCATGCGGAGCGATAGAGGCGCAAGCGCTTTGTAATCGAATGTCCGCAGATACGCCGAAGGCGCGAGAGAGATGGATTCCCGCCTTCCTACGCGCCTGCGTTCGCAAGCGAACGGGCGGGAAACGACAATCCGCGTCGTTCCCGCGCGCAAACGCTAAGGTTATCGGGCGTATCGCCGCGCCGATCGCGGCTTGATAATTTCGCTTCAAACAAGCGCAAAGCCGCCCCGCTTTGCCCCCGCGCGAAGATTGCGATCGCGCTTTTGGGCGGCTATCGCCCTCTTTAGCTCCGCCCGCAAAAGCGCGGGCTACAATCGGTATCGTTAAAGCCGCGAAGGACATTAACGCGAACGCAAACCTTCTCATGGGATCCCCTTTGGATAGAATTACGGCAATTATATCACGGTTTAAGAAAAATTAAGATAGCGCTTCGCAAAAAATTTCCTCTAAAGAAAGCGAAATTCGTATTCTTGTCGTTCTCGCCCCCTTCCTTTCCTCAACTTTGCCTTTCTCTCTCTCTTTGCAACGCCGTTTGACTAAAATCGCTAAAAACCGCCCTTTTAGTCCCCCGCGCTTTCTCCCCCTCGCCCCTTCCCCGTCATTCCCGCCTCCCCTTTCGTCATTACCGCGTAGGCGGGAATCCATCTTTAATGACCGTAGTTATGGATTCCCGCTTGCGCGGGAATGACGAAAAGTGGCAAAAGAATGACAGGAGTATGGATATCCGTCTATGCGTATGACGAGAATGTGGATTCCCGCTTGCGCGGGAATGACGTAAGGGGGCGCGGGAATGACGAGAATGCGGATTTCCGCGTTCCCACACATTCTCCTTCGCGCCTTGCGCTCCTAGTGGAGAGCGGGCGCTTCGCGGCGTTTTGCTAATTAGATTCGTTCATCTTCGCCAAAAACTCTTCGTTGTCCTTTGTCGTCTGCAGTTTGGAATAGACGAACTTTAGCGCCTCGATCTCGTTTTTCATCTGGCTCATAGCGGCGCGCAAAGCCCAGACTCTTTGCAGTTTTGACGGCTCTTGCAACAGCTCCTCTTTGCGCGTGCCGGATTTCACCACGTCGATCGCGGGATAGATGCGCCGATCGGCGATGTCGCGGCTAAGGATAATCTCCATATTGCCCGTGCCTTTGAACTCTTCGAAGATCACCTCGTCCATTCGACTGCCCGTATCGATCAGCGCCGTCGCCATAATCGTCAAGCTGCCGCCGTTTTCTATGTTTCTCGCCGCGCCGAAAAACCGCTTTGGCTTGTGTAGCGCGTTAGCGTCCACGCCGCCCGTTAAGACCTTGCCGCTGCTTGGCGTAACCGTGTTATACGCGCGCGCCAAACGGGTGATCGAATCTAGCAAGATCACCACGTCTTTGCCTTTTTCGGTCAAACGCTTAGCCTGCTCGATCACAAGCTCGGCGACGCGCACGTGGTTTTGCGCGGGCATATCGAAGGTGGAGCTATACACCTTGCCCTTGACGCTGCGCTCCATATCCGTAACCTCTTCGGGGCGCTCGTCCACCAGCAGCACGATCAGGGCGATTTCGGGGTGATTTTTCGCGATGCCGTGCGCAAGCTCTTTGAGCAGTTCGGTTTTGCCGCTTCTAGGCGGCGCGACTATTAACCCGCGCTGCCCCTTGCCGATCGGATCGAATAGATCGATAATCCGCCCCGTTAGTTTGAGCGGATCGTATTCCATACAGATTTTTTTGTCGGGATAGAGCGGCGTCAGGTTATCAAACAGCGGACGGCGCTTCGCCTCTTCGGGCGGCAGATAGTTGATCGCCTCGATCTTTAGTAGCGCGGAGTAGCGCTCCTGATCTTTGGGCGCGCGCACCTGACCCGTTACCACGTCGCCCGTACGCAGACCAAAGCGGCGTATCTGCGTGGCGCTTACATACGCGTCGTGTTCCGTGTTGGAAAAGTTGCCGTCGATCGCGCGCAAGAAGCCGTAACCGTCGGTCATAATCTCCAGCATGCCGCTAAGCAGTATGTAGCCGCCTTGCGTTACCTGAGTTTTCAAAATCTCAAACATCAAATCCTGACGTTTGAAGTCGTTGGGGTTTTCTATGCCCGCCTCGGCGGCGAGGGCGATAAGCGAGTCTATGCTTTTAAGCTGCAACTGCTCGATCGTGATGCCTTCGACCGGCGCGTGAGCGCGGGCTTTTCTATATGGGGAGCGTCCGGATTGTTCTGTTGGTTCGTTCATATACACTCTCTGGAAATTTCTAAAGTAGCGCTTTATAATGCGGTTATAAGCGCAATTGTAGTTTCGTTTCGCTTAAACTTACACTTTTACGCGCCCTTCTAGCGCGCGAGAAAGCGAAATCATATCGACGTTATCCAAACTTACTCCCGTCGGAACGCCCTGCGCGATCTTGGAAAAGATTAAGCCATACGGCGAAAGACGCTCCTCTATCAGATAGATTAGCGCGTCGTTTTGCACGCTTGGGACGAAAGCGAAAATCACCTCTTGCATTTTACAATCTTTGATCGCTTTTTCAAGTTTTACGAAACTCTCTTCGCTTTCATACACGAAATACAGCCCGTTCCACAATCCGTTCTCTTCGAGCGTGAAAATGTCCTTGGCGCTCAGAACGACGCAAATTTTGCTTTTGTCGCGCTCTTCGTCCGAGCATACGCCGCACAGCTCGTTTTCGCTTAAAGCGCCGCATCTGGCGCAAACTTTAGCGACGGCGACCGCGCTTTCAATAGCGTGAGCGAGTTTTAACGCCGCGCCTTTATCGCGCATAACAAGCTCGAACGCGATGTTTTTGGCGCTTTTTCTGCCGATCGCCGGCAGGCGCGTCAGCGCTTCTACAAGATTTTGGAAAGCGTCGAGATGAAAACGCATTGTGAAAGCCTATCAAATTCGCTACAATTTCGCCCCAAAATCCTAACAAAACGCGAGAGGTATATGGACGATTTTGATTATTATGCCGTATTGGAGATTGACAGAAACGCCACAGCCGAAGAGATCAAGCGCGCGTTTCGCAAGGCGGCGGTTAAATATCATCCGGATAAAAATCGAAACAATCCGGAAGCCGAAGCCAAATTTAAGCAAATCAACGAGGCTTATCAGGTTTTGAGCGACGAGAACAAACGCGCGCTATACGATCGCTATGGCAAAGAGGGTTTAGGCTCGCGCGGCGGCTCGGACTTCAGCGATATTTTCGGCGATTTCGCCGACGTGTTCGATTCTTTCTTTGGCGGCGGGCGCAAACGATCTAGCGGGCGCGATAAAGAGGCGCTAGATATAGCGATTGAACTCAAAATATCGTTTATGGAAGCCGTTTTTGGGTGCAAAAAGACGCTCAAGTATCGTTACCTAAAACCGTGCGCGACATGCAAAGGGGCGGGCGGCAAACGCAAAAAATGCGATTATTGCGGCGGGCGAGGACAGGTTTATCAGCGGCAGGGTTTTATGACCTTTTCGCAAACCTGCCCAAAATGCGGCGGAACGGGCGGCATTCTTGAAACCGTATGCGAGACGTGTAAGGGCAAAGGCGCGATCGCGATCGACGATAGCTTGGAGCTTACGATTCCCGAAGGCGTGGATAACGCTCAAAGGCTTAGAGCGAACGGGCGCGGCAATTTAGGGTCAAGCGGCGCGCGAGGCGATCTCTACGTCGTCTTATCCGTAGCGGACGATCCGGCGTTTGTCAGGCAAGATAACGACGTGTATGTGGAAGCGCCTGTTTTTTTCACGCTTGCGGCGCTCGGCGGCTCGATTGAGGTGGCGACGTTGCGCGGTAAGCGCAATCTAGAGATAACCAGAGGAACGCGCGACAAATCGCAAATCGTTATTCGCGGCGAAGGGATCAGAACCGCCGCGAGCGGGAGAACGGGCGATATGATCGTGCAGGTTAAAATCGTCTATCCAAAAAAATTAACCGAGGAGCAAGAGGCGCTACTCAATAAACTT
Coding sequences within it:
- the rho gene encoding transcription termination factor Rho, with the translated sequence MNEPTEQSGRSPYRKARAHAPVEGITIEQLQLKSIDSLIALAAEAGIENPNDFKRQDLMFEILKTQVTQGGYILLSGMLEIMTDGYGFLRAIDGNFSNTEHDAYVSATQIRRFGLRTGDVVTGQVRAPKDQERYSALLKIEAINYLPPEEAKRRPLFDNLTPLYPDKKICMEYDPLKLTGRIIDLFDPIGKGQRGLIVAPPRSGKTELLKELAHGIAKNHPEIALIVLLVDERPEEVTDMERSVKGKVYSSTFDMPAQNHVRVAELVIEQAKRLTEKGKDVVILLDSITRLARAYNTVTPSSGKVLTGGVDANALHKPKRFFGAARNIENGGSLTIMATALIDTGSRMDEVIFEEFKGTGNMEIILSRDIADRRIYPAIDVVKSGTRKEELLQEPSKLQRVWALRAAMSQMKNEIEALKFVYSKLQTTKDNEEFLAKMNESN
- the recR gene encoding recombination mediator RecR gives rise to the protein MRFHLDAFQNLVEALTRLPAIGRKSAKNIAFELVMRDKGAALKLAHAIESAVAVAKVCARCGALSENELCGVCSDEERDKSKICVVLSAKDIFTLEENGLWNGLYFVYESEESFVKLEKAIKDCKMQEVIFAFVPSVQNDALIYLIEERLSPYGLIFSKIAQGVPTGVSLDNVDMISLSRALEGRVKV
- the dnaJ gene encoding molecular chaperone DnaJ, translating into MDDFDYYAVLEIDRNATAEEIKRAFRKAAVKYHPDKNRNNPEAEAKFKQINEAYQVLSDENKRALYDRYGKEGLGSRGGSDFSDIFGDFADVFDSFFGGGRKRSSGRDKEALDIAIELKISFMEAVFGCKKTLKYRYLKPCATCKGAGGKRKKCDYCGGRGQVYQRQGFMTFSQTCPKCGGTGGILETVCETCKGKGAIAIDDSLELTIPEGVDNAQRLRANGRGNLGSSGARGDLYVVLSVADDPAFVRQDNDVYVEAPVFFTLAALGGSIEVATLRGKRNLEITRGTRDKSQIVIRGEGIRTAASGRTGDMIVQVKIVYPKKLTEEQEALLNKLHESFGQESIAHKSFFDEIADRVKGWFS